One stretch of Microbacterium terrae DNA includes these proteins:
- the rpmD gene encoding 50S ribosomal protein L30 has translation MAERLKVTQVKSKVSEKQNQRDTLRSLGLKRIGDSVVRPDDAQTRGYVKTVAHLVKVEEID, from the coding sequence ATGGCCGAGCGCCTGAAGGTTACCCAGGTCAAGTCCAAGGTGAGTGAGAAGCAGAACCAGCGTGACACGCTGCGTTCGCTCGGTCTGAAGCGGATCGGCGACTCGGTCGTCCGTCCCGACGACGCGCAGACGCGCGGCTACGTCAAGACCGTCGCGCACCTCGTGAAGGTTGAGGAGATCGACTGA
- the rpsE gene encoding 30S ribosomal protein S5, with amino-acid sequence MSDNKESNVTEQAAAEAPAEAATTEREPREARRGGRERNPNRGERGGRDRSESQFLERVVTINRVSKVVKGGRRFSFTALVVVGDGNGLVGVGYGKAREVPLAISKGVEEAKRNFFRVPRVGSTIPHPVQGEAAAGVVLLRPAAAGTGVIAGGPVRAVLECAGIHDVLSKSLGSSNTINIVHATVEALKQLEEPRAVAARRGLEFDQVAPARLVRAEAEAAAAAKAGV; translated from the coding sequence GTGAGTGACAACAAGGAGAGCAACGTGACCGAGCAGGCTGCTGCCGAGGCTCCGGCCGAGGCCGCCACCACCGAGCGCGAGCCCCGCGAGGCTCGCCGCGGCGGTCGCGAGCGCAACCCCAACCGTGGTGAGCGCGGCGGTCGTGACCGCAGCGAGAGCCAGTTCCTCGAGCGCGTCGTCACGATCAACCGCGTGTCGAAGGTCGTCAAGGGCGGTCGCCGCTTCAGCTTCACCGCGCTCGTCGTGGTGGGTGACGGCAACGGTCTCGTGGGCGTCGGCTACGGCAAGGCCCGCGAGGTCCCCCTGGCGATCTCGAAGGGTGTCGAAGAGGCCAAGCGCAACTTCTTCCGCGTTCCGCGCGTCGGCTCGACCATCCCGCACCCCGTGCAGGGTGAGGCAGCCGCCGGTGTGGTGCTCCTGCGCCCCGCCGCGGCCGGTACCGGTGTCATCGCCGGTGGTCCGGTGCGTGCCGTCCTCGAGTGCGCCGGCATCCACGACGTCCTTTCGAAGTCGCTGGGTTCGTCGAACACGATCAACATCGTCCACGCGACGGTGGAGGCCCTGAAGCAGCTCGAGGAGCCGCGTGCGGTCGCCGCGCGCCGTGGCCTCGAGTTCGACCAGGTCGCCCCCGCCCGTCTCGTCCGTGCCGAGGCTGAGGCCGCGGCTGCTGCGAAGGCAGGTGTCTGA
- the rplR gene encoding 50S ribosomal protein L18 gives MAVKSKSDARARRHARLRKKVVGTPERPRLVVTRSARHVFVQIVDDSKGHTLASASTLETDLRTSDADKTAKARKVGELLAERAKAAGVSDVVFDRGGNRYAGRVAAIADGAREGGLNL, from the coding sequence ATGGCTGTGAAGTCGAAGTCCGACGCGCGCGCGCGTCGTCACGCCCGCCTTCGCAAGAAGGTCGTCGGCACCCCCGAGCGTCCGCGCCTGGTCGTCACCCGTTCGGCGCGTCACGTCTTCGTGCAGATCGTCGACGACAGCAAGGGCCACACGCTGGCCTCGGCCTCGACCCTCGAGACCGACCTGCGTACGTCCGACGCTGACAAGACCGCCAAGGCCCGCAAGGTCGGCGAGCTCCTCGCGGAGCGCGCCAAGGCAGCCGGCGTCTCGGACGTCGTGTTCGACCGTGGCGGCAACCGCTACGCGGGACGTGTCGCGGCAATCGCCGACGGCGCCCGCGAGGGAGGTCTGAACCTGTGA
- the rplF gene encoding 50S ribosomal protein L6: MSRIGRLPIAIPAGVTISVDGQDVAVKGPKGELQLTVARPIEVKVEEGQVVVTRPDDERESRSLHGLTRTLINNNIIGVTEGYSKGLEVVGTGYRVAQKGTAVEFALGFSHPVLVEAPTGITLTVEGNNKLTVSGIDKQAVGEAAANIRKIRKPEPYKGKGVRYAGEVVRRKAGKAGK; this comes from the coding sequence ATGTCGCGAATCGGACGTCTCCCCATCGCCATCCCCGCCGGCGTGACCATCTCGGTCGACGGCCAGGATGTCGCAGTCAAGGGCCCCAAGGGCGAGCTCCAGCTCACCGTGGCGCGCCCCATCGAGGTCAAGGTCGAAGAGGGCCAGGTCGTCGTGACCCGTCCCGACGACGAGCGCGAGTCGCGGTCGCTCCACGGCCTGACCCGCACCCTGATCAACAACAACATCATCGGTGTCACCGAGGGCTACTCCAAGGGCCTCGAGGTCGTCGGCACGGGTTACCGTGTCGCCCAGAAGGGCACGGCCGTCGAGTTCGCGCTCGGCTTCTCGCACCCGGTGCTCGTTGAGGCTCCCACCGGCATCACGCTGACGGTCGAGGGCAACAACAAGCTCACCGTGAGTGGCATCGACAAGCAGGCCGTCGGCGAGGCGGCTGCAAACATCCGCAAGATCCGCAAGCCCGAGCCGTACAAGGGCAAGGGTGTGCGCTACGCCGGCGAGGTCGTTCGGCGCAAGGCCGGAAAGGCTGGTAAGTAA
- the rpsH gene encoding 30S ribosomal protein S8, producing the protein MTMTDPVADMLTRLRNANSAHHDSVSLPSSKLKTHIADILKQEGYISSWEVSDARVGQTLTLTLKYGPNRERSIAGIKRVSKPGLRVYAKSTEIPRVLGGLGVAILSTSSGLLTDRQAEQKGVGGEVLAYVW; encoded by the coding sequence ATGACGATGACAGACCCGGTCGCAGATATGCTGACCCGTCTGCGCAACGCGAACTCGGCCCACCACGACTCCGTGTCGCTGCCGAGCTCGAAGCTCAAGACCCACATCGCCGACATCCTCAAGCAGGAGGGCTACATCTCCTCCTGGGAGGTCAGCGACGCCCGCGTCGGCCAGACCCTGACGCTCACGCTGAAGTACGGCCCGAACCGCGAGCGGTCGATCGCCGGCATCAAGCGCGTCTCGAAGCCCGGTCTCCGCGTGTACGCGAAGTCGACCGAGATCCCCCGTGTCCTCGGTGGCCTCGGCGTCGCCATCCTGTCCACCTCCTCCGGTCTTCTCACCGACCGCCAGGCCGAGCAGAAGGGCGTGGGTGGGGAAGTCCTCGCCTACGTGTGGTGA
- the rplE gene encoding 50S ribosomal protein L5 — MSTDTAAPAGKIQPRLKQKYNTEIKKALQEEFGYANVMQTPGLVKVVVNTGVGEAARDSKVIDGAVEDLTKITGQKPVVTKARKSIAQFKLREGQAIGAHVTLRGDRAWEFIDRLVNLSLPRIRDFRGLSAKQFDGNGNYTFGLQEQSVFHEIDQDKIDRVRGFDITIVTSAKTDAEGRALLRHLGFPFKSDDAQA, encoded by the coding sequence ATGAGCACTGACACTGCCGCGCCGGCTGGCAAGATCCAGCCGCGCCTGAAGCAGAAGTACAACACCGAGATCAAGAAGGCGCTGCAGGAGGAGTTCGGCTACGCGAACGTCATGCAGACTCCCGGTCTCGTGAAGGTCGTCGTGAACACCGGTGTCGGCGAGGCAGCTCGCGACAGCAAGGTGATCGATGGTGCGGTCGAGGACCTCACCAAGATCACCGGTCAGAAGCCGGTCGTCACCAAGGCCCGCAAGTCCATCGCGCAGTTCAAGCTGCGTGAGGGCCAGGCCATCGGCGCACACGTCACCCTCCGCGGCGACCGTGCGTGGGAGTTCATCGACCGTCTGGTGAACCTCTCGCTGCCCCGCATCCGCGACTTCCGCGGTCTGTCGGCCAAGCAGTTCGACGGCAACGGCAACTACACCTTCGGTCTCCAGGAGCAGTCGGTGTTCCACGAGATCGACCAGGACAAGATCGACCGCGTCCGCGGCTTCGACATCACGATCGTGACGTCGGCGAAGACGGATGCCGAAGGCCGTGCGCTGCTGCGCCACCTCGGCTTCCCCTTCAAGTCGGACGACGCCCAGGCGTGA
- the rplX gene encoding 50S ribosomal protein L24 produces MANIKKGDLVQVITGKKQDKGGDRGKQGKVLEVLTEQNRVIVEGVNFVTKHNRVGQSQRGTKTGGIETMEAPIHISNVQLVDPSTKKPTRVGHRVEEQTKDGVKRNVRVRYAKKSGKDL; encoded by the coding sequence ATGGCCAACATCAAGAAGGGTGACCTGGTTCAGGTCATCACCGGCAAGAAGCAGGACAAGGGCGGCGACCGCGGCAAGCAGGGCAAGGTCCTCGAGGTCCTGACCGAGCAGAACCGCGTCATCGTCGAAGGCGTCAACTTCGTCACGAAGCACAACCGCGTCGGCCAGTCGCAGCGCGGCACCAAGACGGGCGGCATCGAGACGATGGAAGCCCCGATCCACATCTCCAACGTCCAGCTCGTCGACCCCTCGACCAAGAAGCCGACCCGTGTCGGCCACCGCGTCGAGGAGCAGACGAAGGACGGCGTGAAGCGCAACGTCCGCGTGCGCTACGCGAAGAAGTCAGGCAAGGACCTCTGA
- the rplN gene encoding 50S ribosomal protein L14 — MIQNESRLKVADNTGAKELLTIRVLGGSNRRYAGLGDIIVATVKDAIPGGNVKKGDVVKAVVVRTKKETRRPDGSYIKFDENAAVILKSDGEPRGTRIFGPVGRELRDKKFMKIVSLAPEVI; from the coding sequence GTGATTCAGAACGAGTCCCGCCTCAAGGTCGCCGACAACACCGGCGCGAAGGAGCTGCTCACCATCCGCGTGCTCGGCGGCTCCAACCGTCGCTACGCCGGCCTCGGTGACATCATCGTCGCCACGGTCAAGGACGCGATCCCGGGCGGAAACGTCAAGAAGGGCGACGTGGTCAAGGCCGTCGTCGTCCGCACCAAGAAGGAGACCCGTCGTCCCGACGGTTCGTACATCAAGTTCGACGAGAACGCCGCCGTCATCCTGAAGAGCGACGGGGAGCCCCGCGGCACCCGCATCTTCGGCCCGGTCGGTCGTGAGCTTCGCGACAAGAAGTTCATGAAGATCGTCTCGCTCGCACCGGAGGTGATCTGA
- the rpsQ gene encoding 30S ribosomal protein S17, which produces MATTKKAAAEATEVAGHEHAENDVRDAEARGYRKARRGYVVSDKMDKTIVVEVEDRVKHPLYGKVIRRTSKVKAHDEGNTAGIGDLVLINETRPLSATKRWRLVEILEKAK; this is translated from the coding sequence ATGGCCACCACGAAGAAGGCTGCGGCTGAGGCGACCGAGGTCGCCGGCCACGAGCACGCCGAGAACGACGTGCGTGACGCCGAGGCCCGCGGGTACCGCAAGGCCCGTCGCGGTTACGTCGTCAGCGACAAGATGGACAAGACGATCGTCGTCGAGGTCGAGGACCGCGTGAAGCACCCCCTCTACGGCAAGGTCATCCGTCGCACCTCGAAGGTCAAGGCGCACGATGAGGGCAACACCGCCGGCATCGGCGACCTCGTCCTCATCAACGAGACCCGCCCGCTGAGCGCCACCAAGCGCTGGCGTCTGGTGGAGATTCTGGAGAAGGCCAAGTGA
- the rpmC gene encoding 50S ribosomal protein L29 codes for MAIGTKTLAPSELDTFEDQRLVEELRKAKEELFNLRFQSATGQLESHGRIRAVKRDIARLYTVIRERELGIRATPAPLETATKAKKTKAKKADAADEAVKEEAE; via the coding sequence ATGGCGATCGGTACCAAGACGCTCGCTCCGAGCGAGCTCGACACGTTCGAAGACCAGCGCCTCGTCGAGGAGCTGCGCAAGGCCAAGGAAGAGCTGTTCAACCTGCGCTTCCAGTCGGCCACCGGCCAGCTCGAGAGCCACGGCCGCATCCGTGCGGTCAAGCGCGACATCGCGCGGCTCTACACCGTGATCCGTGAGCGCGAGCTCGGCATCCGTGCCACGCCCGCCCCGCTGGAGACGGCGACCAAGGCGAAGAAGACGAAGGCCAAGAAGGCGGATGCCGCTGACGAGGCCGTGAAGGAAGAGGCTGAGTGA
- the rplP gene encoding 50S ribosomal protein L16, which produces MLIPRKVKYRKQHHPKRDGQATGGTKVSFGEFGIQALTPAYVTNRQIESARIAMTRHIKRGGKVWINIYPDRPLTKKPAETRMGSGKGSPEWWVANVKPGRVLFEVAGVNEELAREALTRAIHKLPLKARIIKREEGDA; this is translated from the coding sequence ATGCTTATTCCCCGTAAGGTCAAGTACCGCAAGCAGCACCACCCCAAGCGCGATGGCCAGGCCACCGGCGGCACCAAGGTGTCGTTCGGCGAGTTCGGCATCCAGGCGCTCACGCCCGCTTACGTGACCAACCGTCAGATCGAGTCCGCTCGTATCGCGATGACCCGTCACATCAAGCGTGGTGGAAAGGTGTGGATCAACATCTACCCCGACCGTCCGCTGACCAAGAAGCCCGCCGAAACCCGCATGGGTTCGGGTAAGGGCTCGCCCGAGTGGTGGGTCGCGAACGTCAAGCCGGGTCGCGTCCTCTTCGAGGTCGCCGGTGTCAACGAGGAGCTCGCTCGCGAGGCCCTGACCCGTGCAATCCACAAGCTGCCCCTGAAGGCACGCATCATCAAGCGCGAGGAGGGCGACGCATAA
- the rpsC gene encoding 30S ribosomal protein S3 — protein MGQKVNPYGFRLGITTDHVSRWFSDSTKPGQRYADYVAEDIRIRKLLQTQLDRAGVSGIEIERTRDRVRVDIHTARPGIVIGRRGAEAERIRADLEKLTGKQIQLNILEVKNPEADAQLVAQGIAEQLSARVAFRRAMRKGLQGAQRAGAKGIRIQVSGRLGGAEMSRSEFYREGRVPLHTLRANIDYGFYEAKTTFGRIGVKVWIYKGDLTNKELAREQANAPKSRGRDDRGDRRGPRNDRRTEAPVAEGASA, from the coding sequence ATGGGACAGAAGGTAAACCCCTACGGCTTCCGCCTCGGCATCACGACGGACCACGTGTCGCGTTGGTTCTCGGACTCGACGAAGCCCGGCCAGCGTTACGCCGACTACGTCGCCGAGGACATCCGTATCCGCAAGCTCCTGCAGACGCAGCTGGACCGCGCCGGCGTGAGCGGGATCGAGATCGAGCGCACGCGTGACCGCGTCCGCGTCGACATCCACACCGCCCGTCCGGGCATCGTGATCGGCCGCCGCGGCGCCGAGGCCGAGCGCATCCGCGCCGACCTCGAGAAGCTCACCGGCAAGCAGATCCAGCTGAACATCCTCGAGGTGAAGAACCCCGAGGCCGACGCTCAGCTCGTCGCGCAGGGCATCGCCGAGCAGCTCTCTGCTCGTGTGGCGTTCCGCCGCGCGATGCGCAAGGGTCTGCAGGGCGCTCAGCGTGCAGGTGCCAAGGGCATCCGCATCCAGGTCTCCGGCCGCCTCGGCGGCGCCGAGATGAGCCGCTCGGAGTTCTACCGCGAGGGTCGTGTGCCGCTGCACACGCTGCGCGCGAACATCGACTACGGCTTCTACGAGGCGAAGACCACCTTCGGCCGCATCGGCGTGAAGGTCTGGATCTACAAGGGCGACCTGACCAACAAGGAGCTCGCTCGCGAGCAGGCCAACGCGCCCAAGTCGCGTGGTCGCGATGACCGTGGCGACCGCCGCGGCCCGCGCAACGACCGCCGCACCGAGGCACCCGTCGCAGAAGGAGCGTCTGCCTGA
- the rplV gene encoding 50S ribosomal protein L22 yields MVESIARVRHIRVTPQKARRVVALIKGKQAEEALAILKFAPQGASEPIYKLVAAAIANARVTADKDGEFLDEQDLYVKNAYVDEGTTLKRFQPRAQGRAFQIKKRTSHITVVLSTPEVAETGTGAQTKKASK; encoded by the coding sequence ATGGTGGAGTCCATCGCACGCGTGCGACACATCCGCGTGACCCCTCAGAAGGCTCGTCGTGTCGTTGCGCTCATCAAGGGCAAGCAGGCTGAGGAGGCCCTGGCCATCCTCAAGTTCGCACCGCAGGGTGCGAGCGAGCCGATCTACAAGCTCGTCGCCGCCGCGATCGCGAACGCTCGCGTCACGGCCGACAAGGACGGCGAGTTCCTGGACGAGCAGGACCTGTACGTGAAGAACGCGTACGTCGACGAGGGCACGACGCTCAAGCGTTTCCAGCCCCGCGCTCAGGGTCGTGCTTTCCAGATCAAGAAGCGCACGAGCCACATCACGGTCGTGCTCTCGACGCCGGAGGTCGCTGAGACCGGCACCGGCGCACAGACGAAGAAGGCGAGCAAGTAA
- the rpsS gene encoding 30S ribosomal protein S19, whose product MPRSLKKGPFVDEHLLRKVVVQNEAGTKNVIKTWSRRSMIIPAMLGHTIAVHDGRKHIPVFVSETMVGHKLGEFAPTRTFRGHVKDDKKGRRR is encoded by the coding sequence ATGCCTCGCAGCCTTAAGAAGGGCCCCTTCGTCGACGAGCACCTGCTTCGCAAGGTGGTCGTGCAGAACGAAGCCGGCACCAAGAACGTCATCAAGACCTGGTCGCGCCGTTCGATGATCATCCCGGCCATGCTGGGTCACACCATCGCCGTGCACGACGGACGCAAGCACATCCCCGTGTTCGTGTCCGAGACCATGGTCGGCCACAAGCTGGGCGAGTTCGCGCCCACCCGCACCTTCCGCGGCCACGTGAAGGACGACAAGAAGGGCCGTCGCCGCTGA
- the rplB gene encoding 50S ribosomal protein L2, whose protein sequence is MAIRKYKPTTPGRRGSSVADFAEITRSTPEKSLLRPLSKTGGRNNQGRITTRHIGGGHKRQYRVIDFRRNDKDGVNAKVAHIEYDPNRTARIALLHYFDGEKRYILAPNKLSQGDIIESGPSADIKPGNNLPLKNIPTGTVIHAIELRPGGGAKIARSAGVSVRLVAKDGPYAQLRLPSGEIRNVDARCRATIGEVGNAEQSNINWGKAGRKRWLGVRPTVRGVAMNPVDHPHGGGEGKTSGGRHPVSPWGKAEGRTRHANKESDKYIVRRRNAGKKRK, encoded by the coding sequence ATGGCTATTCGCAAGTACAAGCCCACGACCCCGGGTCGCCGCGGCTCGTCGGTGGCCGACTTCGCCGAGATCACCCGATCGACGCCGGAGAAGTCGCTCCTCCGCCCGCTCAGCAAGACCGGTGGACGCAACAACCAGGGCCGCATCACGACCCGTCACATCGGTGGTGGCCACAAGCGCCAGTACCGCGTCATCGACTTCCGTCGCAATGACAAGGACGGCGTCAACGCCAAGGTCGCTCACATCGAGTACGACCCCAACCGCACCGCGCGCATCGCGCTGCTGCACTACTTCGACGGTGAGAAGCGCTACATCCTCGCCCCGAACAAGCTGTCGCAGGGTGACATCATCGAGTCGGGTCCGTCGGCTGACATCAAGCCGGGTAACAACCTGCCGCTGAAGAACATCCCCACCGGTACCGTGATCCACGCGATCGAGCTCCGCCCCGGCGGCGGCGCGAAGATCGCGCGTTCGGCCGGTGTGTCGGTTCGCCTCGTGGCGAAGGACGGCCCCTACGCTCAGCTGCGTCTCCCCTCGGGCGAGATCCGCAACGTCGATGCGCGCTGCCGCGCGACCATCGGCGAGGTCGGCAACGCCGAGCAGTCGAACATCAACTGGGGCAAGGCCGGCCGCAAGCGCTGGCTGGGCGTCCGCCCGACCGTCCGTGGTGTCGCCATGAACCCTGTCGACCACCCGCACGGTGGTGGTGAGGGCAAGACGTCCGGTGGTCGTCACCCTGTTTCGCCGTGGGGCAAGGCCGAAGGCCGCACCCGCCACGCGAACAAGGAAAGCGACAAGTACATCGTTCGCCGTCGCAACGCCGGCAAGAAGCGGAAGTAG
- the rplW gene encoding 50S ribosomal protein L23: MTAANIALNKDPRDIILKPVVSEKSYSLIDEGKYTFLVDPRASKTEIKLAIEKIFGVKVAAVNTINRVGKARRTRFGTGKRKDTKRAIVTLKSGTIDIFTAVG, from the coding sequence ATGACCGCCGCGAACATCGCCCTGAACAAGGACCCCCGCGACATCATCCTGAAGCCGGTCGTCTCGGAGAAGAGCTACTCGCTCATCGACGAGGGCAAGTACACGTTCCTCGTGGACCCCCGCGCGTCGAAGACCGAGATCAAGCTCGCGATCGAGAAGATCTTCGGCGTCAAGGTCGCTGCGGTCAACACGATCAACCGCGTCGGCAAGGCCCGTCGCACCCGCTTCGGCACCGGCAAGCGCAAGGACACCAAGCGCGCCATCGTGACCCTGAAGTCGGGCACCATCGACATCTTCACGGCAGTCGGCTGA
- the rplD gene encoding 50S ribosomal protein L4 has protein sequence MADSTLALDVVKADGKKAGSVELPAALFDVKTNIPLIHQVVVAQRAAARQGTHSTKRRGEVSGAGRKPFKQKGTGNARQGSIRAPHMTGGGIVHGPKPRDYAQRTPKKMIAAALLGSLSDRARGERLHIVDSFGIEGAPSTKAAVAVLASLGAVKNVLVVIDRADDLAVLSVRNLAYVHVLYVDQLNAYDVLVSDDIVFTKAAYDAFVASKSAATEEVSA, from the coding sequence ATGGCTGACTCGACTCTCGCGCTCGACGTCGTGAAGGCAGATGGCAAGAAGGCCGGCTCGGTCGAGCTGCCCGCCGCGCTCTTCGACGTCAAGACGAACATCCCCCTCATCCACCAGGTCGTCGTCGCGCAGCGCGCGGCGGCTCGCCAGGGAACCCACTCGACCAAGCGTCGCGGTGAGGTCTCGGGTGCCGGCCGCAAGCCCTTCAAGCAGAAGGGCACCGGTAACGCCCGTCAGGGCTCGATCCGCGCGCCGCACATGACCGGTGGTGGCATCGTCCACGGCCCCAAGCCGCGCGACTACGCACAGCGCACCCCCAAGAAGATGATCGCCGCCGCGCTGCTGGGCTCGCTCAGCGACCGCGCCCGCGGTGAGCGCCTCCACATCGTCGACTCGTTCGGCATCGAGGGCGCTCCGTCGACCAAGGCCGCTGTGGCCGTGCTCGCTTCGCTGGGCGCCGTCAAGAACGTCCTCGTGGTCATCGACCGCGCCGACGACCTGGCCGTGCTGAGCGTCCGCAACCTGGCCTACGTGCACGTGCTGTACGTCGACCAGCTCAACGCCTACGACGTGCTCGTCTCCGACGACATCGTCTTCACCAAGGCCGCCTACGACGCGTTCGTCGCGTCGAAGAGCGCCGCCACCGAGGAGGTCTCGGCATGA
- the rplC gene encoding 50S ribosomal protein L3, whose translation MADINSKVSKGLLGTKLGMTQVWDANGKLVPVTVIEIAPNVVTQVRTPEKDGYNAVQIAAGQIDPRKVNKPLTAHFEAAGVTPRRHLTEVRTADAAEYTLGQELTVDGTFEAGQLVDVVGTSKGKGTAGVMKRHNFKGVSASHGAHRNHRKPGSIGASSTPSRVFKGMRMAGRMGGERVTVLNLTVHAVDAEKGLLLVKGAVPGARGRTVYVRNAVKGA comes from the coding sequence ATGGCTGACATCAACTCCAAGGTTTCCAAGGGCCTGCTGGGCACCAAGCTCGGCATGACCCAGGTGTGGGACGCGAACGGCAAGCTCGTTCCCGTCACCGTCATCGAGATCGCGCCGAACGTCGTGACCCAGGTCCGCACCCCCGAGAAGGACGGCTACAACGCCGTTCAGATCGCCGCCGGCCAGATCGACCCCCGCAAGGTGAACAAGCCCCTCACGGCCCACTTCGAGGCCGCGGGTGTCACCCCCCGCCGTCACCTCACCGAGGTCCGCACCGCTGACGCCGCCGAGTACACGCTCGGTCAGGAGCTCACGGTCGACGGCACCTTCGAGGCCGGCCAGCTGGTCGACGTCGTCGGCACCAGCAAGGGCAAGGGCACCGCGGGTGTCATGAAGCGCCACAACTTCAAGGGCGTCTCGGCATCGCACGGTGCACACCGCAACCACCGCAAGCCCGGCTCGATCGGCGCATCGTCGACCCCGAGCCGCGTGTTCAAGGGCATGCGCATGGCCGGCCGTATGGGTGGCGAGCGCGTGACCGTCCTCAACCTCACGGTCCACGCCGTCGACGCCGAGAAGGGTCTGCTGCTCGTCAAGGGCGCGGTCCCCGGTGCTCGTGGCCGCACCGTCTACGTCCGCAACGCAGTGAAGGGTGCCTGA
- the rpsJ gene encoding 30S ribosomal protein S10 → MAGQKIRIRLKSYDHAGLDSSARKIVDTVTRAGATVVGPVPLPTEKNVVCVIRSPHKYKDSREHFEMRTHKRVIDIIDPTPKAVDSLMRLDLPADVNIEIKL, encoded by the coding sequence ATGGCGGGACAGAAGATCCGCATTCGCCTGAAGTCGTATGACCACGCCGGCCTCGATTCGTCGGCCCGCAAGATCGTCGACACCGTGACCCGTGCGGGCGCGACGGTCGTGGGCCCCGTGCCCCTTCCGACCGAGAAGAACGTGGTGTGCGTCATCCGGTCGCCCCACAAGTACAAGGACAGCCGCGAGCACTTCGAGATGCGCACCCACAAGCGTGTCATCGACATCATCGACCCGACGCCCAAGGCCGTCGACTCGCTGATGCGCCTCGACCTGCCGGCCGATGTCAACATCGAGATCAAGCTCTGA
- a CDS encoding VanZ family protein: protein MSSERLPSTSGPRHALVAMLAIGYGAFLAFVVFWPSPIDQPVEGLLDRAIAEMHERGVPAFVDYTFIESFANVLLFIPVGLFFGLIVPLRWWPVALLFGPALSGLIELAQRELLEARYATIDDVIVNSIGATIGVLVAVILRGVVKARDTRVIARSDAMRRAAVAR, encoded by the coding sequence GTGAGCAGCGAACGGCTCCCGAGCACCAGCGGCCCGCGTCACGCGCTCGTCGCCATGCTCGCGATCGGGTACGGGGCCTTCCTCGCCTTCGTCGTCTTCTGGCCGAGCCCGATCGACCAGCCGGTCGAGGGCCTCCTCGATCGCGCGATCGCAGAGATGCACGAGCGCGGTGTTCCCGCATTCGTCGACTACACCTTCATCGAGTCGTTCGCCAACGTGCTCCTGTTCATCCCGGTGGGGCTGTTCTTCGGACTCATCGTGCCGCTGCGCTGGTGGCCGGTCGCTCTGCTCTTCGGGCCGGCGCTGTCGGGACTCATCGAGCTCGCCCAGCGAGAACTCCTCGAAGCCCGCTACGCCACGATCGACGATGTCATCGTGAACTCGATCGGCGCGACGATCGGCGTGCTCGTGGCGGTCATCCTCCGTGGAGTCGTGAAGGCCCGTGACACACGGGTCATCGCGCGCAGCGACGCGATGCGCCGCGCCGCCGTCGCACGCTGA